The DNA window CTGCGTCAGAATTTGGAACTGTTGATGTATTGGTTAATAACGCGGGTATTAACATTGCGAAACCGGCAATGGAAGTAACAGAAGCGGACTGGGATGCGGTACTCGACTTGAATTTAAAGACGGCATTTTTTGCTAGTCAAGCAGCAGCTAGATACATGCTCGAACAAAACAGTGGACGAATCATTAATATCGCGTCGCAAATGGCCTTTGTCGGTTATGTGAAGCGAGCGGCGTATTGTTCAAGTAAAGGAGGTCTCGTGCAACTGACAAAAGCTCTCGCAGTAGAGTGGGCAAAGCAAGGAATTCGTGTCAATGCGGTAGCGCCGACCTTTGTCGAAACCGAGTTGACTGTCAATATGTTCAAAGACGAGACGTTCAAACAAGAGATTGACAGTAGAATTTTACTGGATGGCTTGTCTCAACCAGCAGATATCTCGGGAGCCGTGTTATATTTGGCTTCTAACTTAGCTAATTTTGTAACCGGTGAAACCATTAAAGTCGATGGTGGCTGGACAGCTATCTAACTAAAAAGAAGAACTGAAGAAAGTTCAGTAGCTTGTAGACAAAGTCTTATTAAACTGAATAGTGATGTATAATCTTCAACTGAGCTGGCCACTTCGCTTTCCGGTGGGCTCAGCTTCAGTCTCCTCGTCACTGAAAACCCATGCTCCTGCATCGCTGCGCTAGCTTCGTCGCAAAGCCACTGCCCGAAGTCCCTTCGGTCAGTGGCTTTCCTGCGGAAAATCCTAGATGCATACAAAAAAATGAATAAGTATTCTTTTGTCTACAAGCTGAACTGAAGAAATTTCAGTTCTCTTTTTGTTAGCGTTTTTTAACCAGTAGATACAGGAAAACTTTACTACTGTATCCGCCTAAAGTCTGAACATTGATCAAATTAATTGAAAACTCTTTCAATTATCAAAATACTCTTTATAATAAACAATTATGAACAAAGGGAGATGAGGCACATGTCTAAGCTAAAAAACGATTCGTTGCAACTGCACAGGACGCATCAGGGGAAATTGGAGATTCGGTCAAAAGTAGCAGTGGAAAATGAAAGGGACTTGAGCCTCGCCTATTCTCCAGGAGTAGCAGAACCTTGTAGAGAAATCGCAGCAGACCCGTCAAAGGTTCACGACTACACAATGAAAAGCAATATGGTCGCGGTAGTGACAGATGGGACAGCAGTTCTTGGCCTCGGCAACATTGGTCCGCTTGCCGCATTGCCGGTTATGGAAGGAAAGGCTATATTATTTAAAGAATTTGCTGGAGTTGACGCGTTCCCGATTTGTTTGGATACAACCGATGCGGAAACCATTATCCAAACGGTTAAATTGCTTGAACCAGGATTTGGTGGCGTCAATCTTGAGGATATTTCGGCCCCGACTTGTTTTATTGTGGAAGAGCGTTTGAAAAAGGAAATGGGAATTCCCGTGTTTCACGACGATCAGCACGGTACAGCAATTGTTACTTTGGCAGGCTTGATCAATGCATTAAAACTGGTCGGCAAAGACGTACAGGAAACCAAAATTGTCGTTAACGGTGCGGGAGCTGCAGGAATTGCCATCGTTAAATTACTGAGTAAATTTGGCTTTGGTCACGTGATCATGTGTGATACAAAAGGAGCTATTTTCAAAGGACGCAAAAATGGCATGAATCCGTTTAAAGAAGAAGTGGCTGAAATGAGCAATTACGAACGCAAAGAAGGTCTACTGGCAGATGTCATCCAAGGAGCAGACGTCTTTATCGGCGTATCAGCAGAAGGTGCATTGACTGGAGACATGGTCCGGACGATGAATGATGATGCCATCATTTTCGCTATGGCCAATCCAAACCCTGAAATTCTTCCGCACTTGGCGAAACAAGCCGGTGCCAGAGTAGTTGGCACAGGACGTTCTGATTTCCCAAACCAAGTCAATAACGTATTAGCCTTCCCTGGACTCTTTAGAGGTGCTTTAGACGTATTGGCTACTGACATCAACGATGCGATGAAAATCGCTGCAGTCGAAGCGATTGCGGGATTACTAGAGGCAAATGAGCTGAATGAGGACTATGTTATACCCAAACCGTTTGATTTGCGTGTGGCCTCAGCTGTTGCGGCGGCAGTAGCAAAGGCTGCTATGGATACGGGCGTTGCTCGGAAAGCAATTGAAATAGAAGATGTGAAGCAAAAGACAGAAAGCTTGTCAGTCGTCGGCGAACACAACACCTTATAATAGAAGAAACCCATTCGATTTTTTTCGAATGGGTTTTTGTATGGGTTTAGTAAACCACTCTATTGGAGGGCTGTTTTTAAATACGAACTAATTCTTTTTCTTCTACAATAGTAGGTGCGTTGCGAGCTTCTTGACGATAAACATCGAGTAAATCACAAGGACGACCAATAAAATCAGTACTGCCGTCTTTGATCTTAACAATTCGATCAGCTAGAATATGAGCATCTTTCTCGTCGTGTGTTACGAAGATAGAGGTGATATTGGCTTTCTTTAAAATATCACGCAACTCTTTCCGAATTTTCTCTTGAAGTTCGGCATCTAAATTACTAAAGGGTTCATCGAGTAATAGTAGATGTGGATTTGGCGCGAGCGCTCTAGCAATCGCAACACGCTGCTGCTGTCCACCACTTAATTGGTGCGGATAACGTTTTTCATAACCCTGTAATTCCACGAGTTCCAAGACTTCTTGGAGCCGCTTTTGCTTGGCCGCTTTTTTCATGCGGAACAGTCCAAATAAAATGTTATCGGCAACCGTCATATGAGGGAAAAGTGCATAATCTTGGAATACCATGCCGATGCCACGTTTTTCAGGTTGAACGAAAGTATGTTGATCACAAAGAACTTGATCTTGAATCGTCACTTTTCCAACTGAAGGATTTTCAAGCCCTGCAAGTAAGCGAAGGACAGTGCTTTTTCCACTACCGCTTCGCCCAAGGATGGAAATGACCTCTCCTTTTTCAATCTCTAAAGAGAAATTATCAAGTGCTACAGCTTTTGTATTTGGGTAAGAAAAGCAAAGATTTTCAATGGTTACGAACATATTAATCCAACTCCTTTTCCAAAAACTTATAAAAGACCACAATTGCTAAGGCACTAATACCAACAATCAGCAAAGAAGCTTGAGATGCTTCCATGATTTTTTCGTCGCTGGCATATTGGAAAGCTTTTGTAGAAAGTGTATCGAAATTAAAGGGTCTCAAAATTAAAGTCAATGGAATTTCTTTTAATACGTCAATGAATACGAGAATAAATCCACTAATGATGGCACCTTTCATCATTGGCATGTCTACCTTAAAAAAGGTTCTTGTCAGTCCGGCTCCAAGAAGGCGAGAAGCATCTTGGAAGTCGGTGCCGATTTTGTCGTAACCCGTTTCAATGGAACTGTAGCCAATGGCGAAAAATCGGATGATGTAAGCTGTGACGAGCAAGATGATGCTCACGCTAAGTACAAGTGTCGTGTTCATACCAACTAGTTTATATAGTGGTGCTAAAAATTCATCTAATGAAACAAAAGCAGTTACTACGGCAACTGCAATAACAGCTCCTGGAATAGAATAACCTAAAACTGTTAGTTTGGGCAATAATTTAGCAAGTCTGCCATGAACGAGGCGGGCAAAATTGCCGACAATCAGTGCGAAAACGATAATGACTGCAGCGCTGAATCCGGCTACGAAAACAGAATTTCTTATATAGGACATAAATTCATCTAATGGAATGGTTCCAAAAGTTAAAATGGTCCAGTCGATCAATTGCGCAACCGGGATGAAAAAACCTAAAGCCAAAATAGCGAAGCCATAACTAGCAGCAGCAACAGCTTTCCAACCGGTTAATTTAACAAGTGGCAGCGGTCTGACTTTTGTAGAAGCGTAGCTATATTGACGTCTGCCGCGCAGAATTTTTTCAATCAGCAGAATAACAATGACAAATCCCATTAAAGAAGCGGCTAGTTTAATAGATGTTTCGATGTCGCCTAAGCCAAACCAAGTTTGAAAAATCGCTGTTGTAAAGGTTTGGATGCCGTAGTATTTCACTACACCGTAATCATTTAATACTTCTAAGACGACCAAACTAGCACCTGCGATAATCGAAATCCGCGATATCGGAACGACTACTTGGAAAAACGTTCGCCATGGGCCTTTGCCAAGTAATCGTGTACTTTCAATGAGTGAAGCCGACTGCTGTGCCAAAAAAACTTGTGTGATGGTGTAAACATAGGGATACAAGAAAACCGTGTAAATGAAAATAGCACCTGGCAAGTTCATGATGTCAAAATATGCTGGATTTAGTTCCATATCAAAGCGCTCACGGAGTGTTGTCTGAATCACACCCGTATAATTAAAAATCCCGTGGTACGTGTAGGCCCCAATAAAAGGTGGGATTGAGAGGGGGAGAATCAGTGCCCATTTTAAAAATCGTCGGAAAGGGAACTGATACTGGGCAATCAGCCAAGCTAAGCTTAGACCGATAAAAATTGTTGAAGCAGCGGTGGCTACAACGAGTATTAAGGAGTTTTTTACAAACGACCAAAGGACAAATTCTTTCATATGTGCCCAGTTCTCGTTAGAGGGGGTGAAAAGACCTGTCACAATCGTTAAATTCGGTAAAAACAATGCAGCGATAATGACGATGGCTGCAACCGTCCAAATATTTATATTAGCTAATCTTCTTTGCATGGTTAAGCCACCTTCTCCAATCGCCAGAAATCCCTTGCTGTAAACATACAGCAAGGGCACAGCATATTCATTATTTCCAGCCGACTTCATTAAAGATCAGAATTGATTTCGCATTATTGTCTCCTAAAGCAGAAAGCGGAATGTCCTGTTCTTTAAATTCACCCCATGATGTTAGTAACTCAGAAGGTTCGACTTTTTCATTTACTGGGTATTCGTAATTTGTTTCTGCAAACGTTCCTTGTGCTTCAGGTGCAGAAAGGAATTCAAGAAGTTTTATAGCATTTTCTTTGTTTTTAGCTGTTTTCACAACACCCGCACCACTAACGTTCACGTGAGTACCAGTCGTATCTTGGTTCGGGAAGAACAATCCAAGTCCTTCTGCTACTTCTACTTCAGCAGGATCTTCAGAGTTCAACATTTGTCCAAAATAATAGCTGTTCATAATAGCAACGTCGCCAACTCCAGCAGCGATTGCTTTAGCTTGGTCCCGATCTCCGCCTTCAGGATCACGTGCGAAATTATTTACTAGGCCTGCAGCCCATTCTTTCGCTTTTTCTTCACCCTCTATTTCAATAAACGAAGCAAGTAGCGATTGATTGTAAATATTTTCAGAGCCACGAATCAATACACGGCCATTCCACTCGTCTTCTGTCAAAGCTTCATAAGTAGATAATTCTTCAGGTTTTACAGTTTCTTTGTTGTAGACAAGTACACGTGCACGTTTTGTTAAGCCATACCACATTTGGTCTGTGTCTTGGAATTTTTCAGGAATTTGTTCGTCTAGTATGTCACTTGATACGGACTGTAGCAAGCCATCTTCTTTAGCACGGTATAAACGTCCAGCATCTGCAGTCAAGAATAAATCAGCTTCAGTGCCATCTCCTTCACGCTTAATGCGCTCAAGCAACTCATCTGCGTCACCTTTAATTAGATTTACTTTAATACCGGTTTCTTCTTCAAACTTTTTGTATAATTCATCATCTACATCGTAATGTCTTGCCGTATATAAATTAACTTCTTTGCTTTCAGCTGTTTCTTCAGGTGCATCTGTTGCCGGTTCGGATGCATCATTGCTTCCGCATGCAGCTAAAACAAGAACTAATAAAGCGATAACCAGATAAAAAAGTTTGTTCATGGATGTCTCTCCCCTTAATGTGTAATTGAGATTTCAAATGAAAATCATTCTCATCATCAATTATAAAGTTCCAATTGAGAATGTCAATCATTATCAATAGAATCTCTTGTTTTTTTAATAATTGTGTCTAAAAAATGAGTGAGTAATTACCAATCATTATTCATTTGCGATTCCCTGTTGTTGCAGAAATGGAAATGAGCGAAAAACAAGAGATAGCTTAAAGCCAAGAAGAATTTGATAGAGGACTGCAAGATAAATCGAGTTCTCTATTCATAAGAAACCCTCTTGCCAGATGAGGCAAGAGGGTTTCTTAGAACAAAAGTTCTTTCTATAGAAGGAACTTTAATTTGCGATGCTTAATCCTTTTCGACGGGCTACTTGTAATAGTGCTTGGTTTAGATCTTGCACCAAATCATCACAATGTTCTAAGCCGACAGAAAAACGTAGCAAGCCGTCGGTGATTCCACGTTTTTCGCGTTCTTCTGGAGGCATTGAGCCATGAGACATCGTTGCAGGATAGGACAAAATCGATTCGACTGCGCCTAAACTAACTGCAAACACCGGAATTCTCAGATGTTCGACAAATATACGAACGGATTTTTTATCAGCTAAACGAAATGATAGAACCGCTCCTGCATTTGTAGCTTGGCGTTCGTGAATTGGGTTTCCAGGATGGAACGAAAATCCGGGGTAGTATACTTCTTCAATTAACGGATGGTTCTGCAAGTATTCAGCAATAACGCGAGCCGATTGAGACGACTGGCCTAACCGAGCACCTAAAGTTTTTATGCCTTGGATTAACAGGTAAGAATCTTGAGCTCCTAGAACAGAGCCAAACGTGTTTTGGATAAAGCCCAAACGGTTTCCAAGTTCTTCATCTTTGGTCACAGCAAGACCTGCGATGACGTCGCTATGACCTGACAGAAACTTCGTTGCACTGTGAAGAACGATATCTGCACCAAGCTCCAGTGGATTCTGGTAAAGCGGTGTCATAAAGGTGTTGTCAACAAACGTTAAACAGTTATTGGCTTTCGCTAGTTTTGCAGCGATTTCAATATCGGTAATATTCATAACAGGATTTGATGGCGTTTCCAAGTAAATCACTTTTGTATTTGGCTGGATGGCATTAGCCATTTCGTTTAAGTCCGTCATATTCACAAAGGTATATTCGATATTGAATTTGTCCAAAATTTCCGTGATAAAACGATAAGTTCCGCCGTAAACGTCTTCTGACACTAAGACATGGTCACCTGAAGACAACAGCATAAAAGCAGAGGAAATAGCAGCCATCCCTGAAGAAAAGGCGAACCCACGCTTGCCTCCTTCTAGCTTAGCGATGGTTTCTTCTAACGCTAGGCGAGTGGGGTTTCCAGAACGGCTATAATCAAACGGTCCAAACGAATCCAGGCTTTGTTGGTGAAAAGTGGAAGATAAATAGATAGGTACATTGACAGCTCCAGTTTGTGGGTCGACTCCAGTAGAGTGAATAAACTTCGTTTCAATGCGATCGGTCATATTCAACTACCTCCTTATTTAGTTCTGAAAACGCTTGTGCTAAATCAGCAATTAAATCTTCAGCAAGTTCCACCCCGACTGAAAATCGCAATAACCGATTGCAAACGCCACGTTTCGTCCGTTCTTCAAAAGGCATGTCTGCATGAGTTTGGGTGGCGGGGTAAGTAATAAAACTTTCAACACCGCCAAGACTTTCCGCAAAGGTGATGAGTTTAATGTGTTCAAGAAAAGGAGCTATCCATTCTTCTTTTTGCAAACGGAAGGACAACATGCCGCCTTTTCCAGGATACAACACATCAGACACAGACGACTGCTGAGACAAAAACTCAGCAATGGTTTTCGCGTTTGCGTCATGCTGTCGCATCCGTAAAGGCAATGTCTTTAATCCGCGAACCAGTAACCAAGAGTCAAAAGGGGACAAAACGGCACCAACCGAATTATGGAATGTTGCCAGTTTTTCGCAAATGCGATCGCCTTTAGCGGCAACAAGTCCAGCTAAAACATCATTATGACCACCAATATATTTCGTTGCACTATGGATAACAATGTCTGCACCCAGTAATAGGGGCTGTTGGAAGAAGGGCGTTAAAAATGTATTATCGACGATTAATAGAAGCTTATGCTTTTTAGCCAATGCGGCATAAGCAACGAGATCAATTTCTTGCATCAGTGGATTGGTGGGCGTTTCAATAAAAAGTGCACGTGTATGAATGGTTATTTTTTGTTCTGTGTCTTGGACATCTTTGAACTCGGTGTAGTTGGGGTGAATATTATAAGCTGATGCAAAGTGATCTAATAGGCGGTATGTTCCACCATAAATATCTTCCGGTACTAACAATTCATCACCTGGACGAAAAAGAGACAAAACGAGTTGAATAGCTGCCATTCCAGAACTGCAAGCAAATGCAGCATCTGCGCCTT is part of the Planococcus kocurii genome and encodes:
- a CDS encoding SDR family NAD(P)-dependent oxidoreductase, encoding MTAYFSELENKTVIVTGGSKGIGKDIALTFAKLKANVVISGRDATVLKASLKELQEYNPKCLAVSGDLSDIGEVQKLIDKAASEFGTVDVLVNNAGINIAKPAMEVTEADWDAVLDLNLKTAFFASQAAARYMLEQNSGRIINIASQMAFVGYVKRAAYCSSKGGLVQLTKALAVEWAKQGIRVNAVAPTFVETELTVNMFKDETFKQEIDSRILLDGLSQPADISGAVLYLASNLANFVTGETIKVDGGWTAI
- a CDS encoding NAD(P)-dependent malic enzyme — translated: MSKLKNDSLQLHRTHQGKLEIRSKVAVENERDLSLAYSPGVAEPCREIAADPSKVHDYTMKSNMVAVVTDGTAVLGLGNIGPLAALPVMEGKAILFKEFAGVDAFPICLDTTDAETIIQTVKLLEPGFGGVNLEDISAPTCFIVEERLKKEMGIPVFHDDQHGTAIVTLAGLINALKLVGKDVQETKIVVNGAGAAGIAIVKLLSKFGFGHVIMCDTKGAIFKGRKNGMNPFKEEVAEMSNYERKEGLLADVIQGADVFIGVSAEGALTGDMVRTMNDDAIIFAMANPNPEILPHLAKQAGARVVGTGRSDFPNQVNNVLAFPGLFRGALDVLATDINDAMKIAAVEAIAGLLEANELNEDYVIPKPFDLRVASAVAAAVAKAAMDTGVARKAIEIEDVKQKTESLSVVGEHNTL
- a CDS encoding ABC transporter ATP-binding protein, producing the protein MFVTIENLCFSYPNTKAVALDNFSLEIEKGEVISILGRSGSGKSTVLRLLAGLENPSVGKVTIQDQVLCDQHTFVQPEKRGIGMVFQDYALFPHMTVADNILFGLFRMKKAAKQKRLQEVLELVELQGYEKRYPHQLSGGQQQRVAIARALAPNPHLLLLDEPFSNLDAELQEKIRKELRDILKKANITSIFVTHDEKDAHILADRIVKIKDGSTDFIGRPCDLLDVYRQEARNAPTIVEEKELVRI
- a CDS encoding ABC transporter permease, whose translation is MQRRLANINIWTVAAIVIIAALFLPNLTIVTGLFTPSNENWAHMKEFVLWSFVKNSLILVVATAASTIFIGLSLAWLIAQYQFPFRRFLKWALILPLSIPPFIGAYTYHGIFNYTGVIQTTLRERFDMELNPAYFDIMNLPGAIFIYTVFLYPYVYTITQVFLAQQSASLIESTRLLGKGPWRTFFQVVVPISRISIIAGASLVVLEVLNDYGVVKYYGIQTFTTAIFQTWFGLGDIETSIKLAASLMGFVIVILLIEKILRGRRQYSYASTKVRPLPLVKLTGWKAVAAASYGFAILALGFFIPVAQLIDWTILTFGTIPLDEFMSYIRNSVFVAGFSAAVIIVFALIVGNFARLVHGRLAKLLPKLTVLGYSIPGAVIAVAVVTAFVSLDEFLAPLYKLVGMNTTLVLSVSIILLVTAYIIRFFAIGYSSIETGYDKIGTDFQDASRLLGAGLTRTFFKVDMPMMKGAIISGFILVFIDVLKEIPLTLILRPFNFDTLSTKAFQYASDEKIMEASQASLLIVGISALAIVVFYKFLEKELD
- a CDS encoding Fe(3+) ABC transporter substrate-binding protein; translation: MNKLFYLVIALLVLVLAACGSNDASEPATDAPEETAESKEVNLYTARHYDVDDELYKKFEEETGIKVNLIKGDADELLERIKREGDGTEADLFLTADAGRLYRAKEDGLLQSVSSDILDEQIPEKFQDTDQMWYGLTKRARVLVYNKETVKPEELSTYEALTEDEWNGRVLIRGSENIYNQSLLASFIEIEGEEKAKEWAAGLVNNFARDPEGGDRDQAKAIAAGVGDVAIMNSYYFGQMLNSEDPAEVEVAEGLGLFFPNQDTTGTHVNVSGAGVVKTAKNKENAIKLLEFLSAPEAQGTFAETNYEYPVNEKVEPSELLTSWGEFKEQDIPLSALGDNNAKSILIFNEVGWK
- the metC gene encoding cystathionine beta-lyase encodes the protein MTDRIETKFIHSTGVDPQTGAVNVPIYLSSTFHQQSLDSFGPFDYSRSGNPTRLALEETIAKLEGGKRGFAFSSGMAAISSAFMLLSSGDHVLVSEDVYGGTYRFITEILDKFNIEYTFVNMTDLNEMANAIQPNTKVIYLETPSNPVMNITDIEIAAKLAKANNCLTFVDNTFMTPLYQNPLELGADIVLHSATKFLSGHSDVIAGLAVTKDEELGNRLGFIQNTFGSVLGAQDSYLLIQGIKTLGARLGQSSQSARVIAEYLQNHPLIEEVYYPGFSFHPGNPIHERQATNAGAVLSFRLADKKSVRIFVEHLRIPVFAVSLGAVESILSYPATMSHGSMPPEEREKRGITDGLLRFSVGLEHCDDLVQDLNQALLQVARRKGLSIAN
- a CDS encoding methionine biosynthesis PLP-dependent protein, coding for MTKHSLETLLVQLGNHSDPTTGAVNPPIYLSTAYEHQGLGQSTGYDYTRTKNPTRSVLEEGFAELEGADAAFACSSGMAAIQLVLSLFRPGDELLVPEDIYGGTYRLLDHFASAYNIHPNYTEFKDVQDTEQKITIHTRALFIETPTNPLMQEIDLVAYAALAKKHKLLLIVDNTFLTPFFQQPLLLGADIVIHSATKYIGGHNDVLAGLVAAKGDRICEKLATFHNSVGAVLSPFDSWLLVRGLKTLPLRMRQHDANAKTIAEFLSQQSSVSDVLYPGKGGMLSFRLQKEEWIAPFLEHIKLITFAESLGGVESFITYPATQTHADMPFEERTKRGVCNRLLRFSVGVELAEDLIADLAQAFSELNKEVVEYDRSH